A stretch of Oncorhynchus mykiss isolate Arlee chromosome 12, USDA_OmykA_1.1, whole genome shotgun sequence DNA encodes these proteins:
- the LOC110537237 gene encoding T-box transcription factor TBX2b isoform X1: MRDPVYTGTAMAYHPFHAHRPADFPMSAFLAAAQPSFFHGLTLSHGALSKPLTDHSLSGAAEAGLHAALGHHHQAAHLRSLKSLEPEEEVEDDPKVTLEAKDLWDQFHKIGTEMVITKSGRRMFPPFKVRVNGVDKKAKYILLMDIVSADDCRYKFHNSRWMVAGKADPEMPKRMYIHPDSPATGEQWMAKPVAFNKLKLTNNISDKHGFTILNSMHKYQPRFHIVRANDILKLPYSTFRTYVFPETDFIGVTAYQNDKITQLKIDHNPFAKGFRDTGNGRREKSSVCRKQLTLPSLRMYENRELKGDRDCADSDDSSCEQTTGRDSVHSTLGPVTSPLRFNRTSRDDKNCTDSDQELDPQEERSIAASSPRPEPTSPFSPKGDDSVRDRPLLEKKSDYLDSRKESDSVFSIRNLEKDKLDHKHRKETEPTKNDTESGGISGVNNGFSPLMVQTESPSHFSASHLQSLALSGLHSQQFFNPLNMGQMLFHPGQFSMAPGAFSNMGMGHLLATMSGANGLENGGLSSQSAGPSPFPFHLSQHMLASQGISIPPFGGLFPYPYNYMAAAAAASALPNCTAASTLGRNHFLTTSRQRLRFNPYQMPTSVPPSTNLLTTGLPGSLNAASDLSKSGSRETSPVSEHHSQKASSQSTASPKTSVKDSTNELINIQRLVRGLEKHREMSSAIDSQK, from the exons ATGAGAGATCCAGTTTACACAGGGACTGCCATGGCTTATCACCCTTTCCACGCTCACCGGCCGGCCGACTTTCCTATGTCAGCCTTCCTTGCAGCTGCACAGCCTTCCTTCTTTCATGGACTTACGCTGTCTCACGGCGCTCTTTCCAAACCCCTAACCGACCATTCTCTCTCTGGAGCCGCGGAAGCGGGACTCCACGCGGCGTTGGGTCATCACCACCAAGCAGCTCATCTCCGCTCCCTCAAGAGCTTGGAGccggaggaagaggtggaggacgACCCAAAAGTCACTCTGGAGGCCAAAGATTTATGGGACCAATTTCACAAAATAGGAACCGAGATGGTTATTACGAAATCAGGAAG GAGGATGTTTCCTCCATTCAAAGTCCGCGTCAATGGCGTTGATAAGAAAGCCAAGTACATCCTCCTTATGGATATAGTCTCTGCTGACGACTGCCGCTACAAGTTCCACAACTCGCGTTGGATGGTAGCTGGGAAAGCCGACCCGGAGATGCCCAAACGAATGTATATCCACCCGGACAGCCCTGCCACAGGAGAGCAGTGGATGGCGAAGCCTGTTGCTTTTAATAAACTGAAGTTGACGAATAATATATCGGATAAGCATGGATTT ACTATCCTGAATTCGATGCATAAATACCAACCCAGGTTTCATATCGTGAGGGCCAACGACATTCTGAAGCTCCCTTACAGCACCTTCcgcacatatgtttttccagagACAGATTTTATCGGTGTCACTGCATATCAGAATGACAAG ATCACACAGCTCAAAATTGATCACAACCCCTTTGCCAAAGGGTTCAGAGACACGGGAAATGGACGACGAGAAAAGAG TTCGGTCTGCAGGAAGCAGTTAACCCTTCCATCGCTGCGCATGTATGAAAACCGGGAACTCAAAGGGGACCGGGACTGTGCCGACTCGGATGACTCCTCCTGTGAACAAACCACTGGAAGGGATTCGGTTCATTCTACGCTGGGACCTGTTACCAGTCCACTGAGGTTCAACCGAACCAGTCGAG ACGACAAGAACTGCACTGATAGCGATCAGGAGCTTGACCCACAAGAGGAGCGCTCCATCGCAGCCAGCAGCCCCCGGCCTGAACCAACCTCTCCTTTCAGTCCTAAAGGCGATGACAGCGTGAGAGATAGGCCGCTGCTGGAAAAGAAGAGCGACTACCTGGATTCAAGGAAAGAGAGCGACTCTGTATTCAGTATTCGAAATCTTGAAAAGGACAAGTTAGATCATAAGCACCGCAAAGAGACGGAACCTACAAAGAACGACACGGAAAGTGGGGGCATCAGTGGGGTGAACAATGGGTTTTCTCCTCTGATGGTACAGACGGAGAGCCCATCACACTTCAGCGCGAGTCACCTGCAGAGTCTGGCCCTTTCCGGTTTGCACAGTCAACAGTTCTTTAACCCTTTGAATATGGGACAAATGTTGTTCCACCCCGGACAGTTTTCGATGGCACCAGGGGCATTCTCCAACATGGGCATGGGGCATCTGTTGGCCACTATGTCCGGAGCTAATGGCCTGGAAAACGGAGGTCTCTCCTCTCAAAGTGCGGGCCCTAGTCCCTTCCCGTTCCACCTGTCACAGCACATGCTAGCGTCTCAG GGAATTTCGATTCCACCTTTTGGAGGACTGTTCCCGTATCCATACAACTACATGGCAGCTGCTGCTGCGGCCTCGGCCCTCCCCAACTGCACCGCAGCCTCCACATTGGGCAGAAACCATTTCCTTACCACCTCCCGACAACGGCTGCGATTCAACCCTTATCAGATGCCCACGTCTGTTCCTCCAAGCACTAACCTGCTCACCACAGGGCTGCCGGGCAGTTTAAACGCAGCATCCGACCTGTCCAAATCAGGCAGCAGAGAAACAAGTCCTGTATCCGAGCACCACAGCCAGAAAGCGTCCAGCCAGAGCACGGCATCCCCCAAGACATCTGTGAAGGATTCCACTAACGAACTGATAAATATACAGAGGCTGGTCAGAGGACTGGAAAAACACAGAGAAATGTCTTCTGCCATTGACTCTCAAAAGTGA
- the LOC110537237 gene encoding T-box transcription factor TBX2b isoform X2 produces the protein MRDPVYTGTAMAYHPFHAHRPADFPMSAFLAAAQPSFFHGLTLSHGALSKPLTDHSLSGAAEAGLHAALGHHHQAAHLRSLKSLEPEEEVEDDPKVTLEAKDLWDQFHKIGTEMVITKSGRRMFPPFKVRVNGVDKKAKYILLMDIVSADDCRYKFHNSRWMVAGKADPEMPKRMYIHPDSPATGEQWMAKPVAFNKLKLTNNISDKHGFTILNSMHKYQPRFHIVRANDILKLPYSTFRTYVFPETDFIGVTAYQNDKITQLKIDHNPFAKGFRDTGNGRREKRKQLTLPSLRMYENRELKGDRDCADSDDSSCEQTTGRDSVHSTLGPVTSPLRFNRTSRDDKNCTDSDQELDPQEERSIAASSPRPEPTSPFSPKGDDSVRDRPLLEKKSDYLDSRKESDSVFSIRNLEKDKLDHKHRKETEPTKNDTESGGISGVNNGFSPLMVQTESPSHFSASHLQSLALSGLHSQQFFNPLNMGQMLFHPGQFSMAPGAFSNMGMGHLLATMSGANGLENGGLSSQSAGPSPFPFHLSQHMLASQGISIPPFGGLFPYPYNYMAAAAAASALPNCTAASTLGRNHFLTTSRQRLRFNPYQMPTSVPPSTNLLTTGLPGSLNAASDLSKSGSRETSPVSEHHSQKASSQSTASPKTSVKDSTNELINIQRLVRGLEKHREMSSAIDSQK, from the exons ATGAGAGATCCAGTTTACACAGGGACTGCCATGGCTTATCACCCTTTCCACGCTCACCGGCCGGCCGACTTTCCTATGTCAGCCTTCCTTGCAGCTGCACAGCCTTCCTTCTTTCATGGACTTACGCTGTCTCACGGCGCTCTTTCCAAACCCCTAACCGACCATTCTCTCTCTGGAGCCGCGGAAGCGGGACTCCACGCGGCGTTGGGTCATCACCACCAAGCAGCTCATCTCCGCTCCCTCAAGAGCTTGGAGccggaggaagaggtggaggacgACCCAAAAGTCACTCTGGAGGCCAAAGATTTATGGGACCAATTTCACAAAATAGGAACCGAGATGGTTATTACGAAATCAGGAAG GAGGATGTTTCCTCCATTCAAAGTCCGCGTCAATGGCGTTGATAAGAAAGCCAAGTACATCCTCCTTATGGATATAGTCTCTGCTGACGACTGCCGCTACAAGTTCCACAACTCGCGTTGGATGGTAGCTGGGAAAGCCGACCCGGAGATGCCCAAACGAATGTATATCCACCCGGACAGCCCTGCCACAGGAGAGCAGTGGATGGCGAAGCCTGTTGCTTTTAATAAACTGAAGTTGACGAATAATATATCGGATAAGCATGGATTT ACTATCCTGAATTCGATGCATAAATACCAACCCAGGTTTCATATCGTGAGGGCCAACGACATTCTGAAGCTCCCTTACAGCACCTTCcgcacatatgtttttccagagACAGATTTTATCGGTGTCACTGCATATCAGAATGACAAG ATCACACAGCTCAAAATTGATCACAACCCCTTTGCCAAAGGGTTCAGAGACACGGGAAATGGACGACGAGAAAAGAG GAAGCAGTTAACCCTTCCATCGCTGCGCATGTATGAAAACCGGGAACTCAAAGGGGACCGGGACTGTGCCGACTCGGATGACTCCTCCTGTGAACAAACCACTGGAAGGGATTCGGTTCATTCTACGCTGGGACCTGTTACCAGTCCACTGAGGTTCAACCGAACCAGTCGAG ACGACAAGAACTGCACTGATAGCGATCAGGAGCTTGACCCACAAGAGGAGCGCTCCATCGCAGCCAGCAGCCCCCGGCCTGAACCAACCTCTCCTTTCAGTCCTAAAGGCGATGACAGCGTGAGAGATAGGCCGCTGCTGGAAAAGAAGAGCGACTACCTGGATTCAAGGAAAGAGAGCGACTCTGTATTCAGTATTCGAAATCTTGAAAAGGACAAGTTAGATCATAAGCACCGCAAAGAGACGGAACCTACAAAGAACGACACGGAAAGTGGGGGCATCAGTGGGGTGAACAATGGGTTTTCTCCTCTGATGGTACAGACGGAGAGCCCATCACACTTCAGCGCGAGTCACCTGCAGAGTCTGGCCCTTTCCGGTTTGCACAGTCAACAGTTCTTTAACCCTTTGAATATGGGACAAATGTTGTTCCACCCCGGACAGTTTTCGATGGCACCAGGGGCATTCTCCAACATGGGCATGGGGCATCTGTTGGCCACTATGTCCGGAGCTAATGGCCTGGAAAACGGAGGTCTCTCCTCTCAAAGTGCGGGCCCTAGTCCCTTCCCGTTCCACCTGTCACAGCACATGCTAGCGTCTCAG GGAATTTCGATTCCACCTTTTGGAGGACTGTTCCCGTATCCATACAACTACATGGCAGCTGCTGCTGCGGCCTCGGCCCTCCCCAACTGCACCGCAGCCTCCACATTGGGCAGAAACCATTTCCTTACCACCTCCCGACAACGGCTGCGATTCAACCCTTATCAGATGCCCACGTCTGTTCCTCCAAGCACTAACCTGCTCACCACAGGGCTGCCGGGCAGTTTAAACGCAGCATCCGACCTGTCCAAATCAGGCAGCAGAGAAACAAGTCCTGTATCCGAGCACCACAGCCAGAAAGCGTCCAGCCAGAGCACGGCATCCCCCAAGACATCTGTGAAGGATTCCACTAACGAACTGATAAATATACAGAGGCTGGTCAGAGGACTGGAAAAACACAGAGAAATGTCTTCTGCCATTGACTCTCAAAAGTGA